The nucleotide sequence TTCATTGTCGAGGACGACCTGCTGGTGCAGGACTTCGTCGTCTCACAGCTGCAGAGCCTCGGCTACAAGACGATCACCGCCTCGACCGGCGTCGAGGCCCTGGCCAAGATCGAATCCGGGCAGTCCTTCGATCTGCTGTTCACTGACGTGATCATGCCCGGCGGCATCAACGGCAAGGAACTCGCCGAGGAGGCGCTCCGGCAGCGGCCGGGCACCAAGGTTCTCTACACGTCCGGCTATACCGACAATGCGATGGTCGAGCACGGCCGCATCGACCAGGCGGCGCTGCTGCTCACCAAGCCGTATCGGAAATCGGAGCTCGCCTGGATGGTGCGGCGCGCGTTGGTGGGCCTTGCCGAGGACACGTCCATCGCAGCGGAGCAAAGGCGTGCGCACTCCTGACCGCGGCCCGCATTTGGAACGACAATTGGCCTGCATAATTGAAATGGAACTCAAACAGACGATTGGCAGCACGCGCGGCCTTGCTTACAACTCATGACATTGTTGACCGAACTATTCGCCAGTCACGATAGAGCAACTCATAGTCACGATGCGGCTTGATCGACCGCGCGCATCCAGCGCCTCTGGAACTCACCAATGATTCGCCGCCGGGTGGCGATCGGGCTCGGCCTTGGAACCCTGCTGGCTGTCGGCGCCGCGTCGACCGCGCTCGACCTCAAGGCGCGCAGCGAAACCGCCTGGGTCGAGCACACCATGGAGGTTCTCGAAAAGGCCTCTGAGCTGCGCCTGCTGCTGCGGCAGGCCGAGGCGGCCTCGCGCGGTTTCGCCTTGTCACGCGCCGAGCATTTCGCCACCGAGTTCCAGGAGACGAGCGGTGTTATTCCGGGCGCTTGGGCGGACCTGCGGCAGCTCGTCGCCGACAACCCCGAGCAAAGCGAGCGGCTGCAATCGATCGACAGCGTGGTGCCACGGCGCATCGAGCTCGCAGGCGAACTGATCCGTCTTCAGGCGGCGAACGATCGCGAGGGGTTGCAGACCCTGATGGCCAACGCCGCCGGTCCCGCCGCGATGGCAACAATCAACGACACGCTCGACGCCTTCTCCGAGCAGGAGCGCCGGCTGCTCGCCGAGCGCGGCGCGACCTCGCGACGGACGGGATCGTGGCTGCTGGCGATCGACCTCGCCGGCGTCGCCATCGTGCTCGCGATCGCGGCCTATCTGGTCCGGCGCGCCTATCTGTCGGATCGCGCGCTGCGGACGTCCCTCACCCGCTCGCAGGCCACGGCAACTTCACTCGAAGCGCAGGCGCTGCAGCAGCGCGGCGACCTCGCCGCCGCCTATGACGAGCTGCGCCGCTCCTCCGCCATCCTCGAAACCACCTTCAACAGCATGGCCGAGGGTGTGCTGGTGGTCGATCCCGAAGGCACGATCATGCTCTCGAACCAGGCGGCGGGACATTTCCTCGGCACGGCTGTCGGCAAGACCTTCGGCGAAATGCTGGCCGCGAACCGGTTCTATGAGAGTGATGCCGTGACGCGCATCGACGATCAGGATCTGCCGATCGCGCGCGCGTTGCGCGGGCTCTCGTTCGATCGCCGCGAGGTCGTGGTCAAGCCGACCGACGGGCGGCCGCAATTCCGCCTGATGGTCAGCGGCCGGCCGCTGCGCAATTCGGCAGGCGCGATCAGCGGCGCGGCGCTGGTGTATCACGACGTGACGGAGGTGCACGAGATCGAGCGCCTGCTGCAGCAGGCGCAGAAGCTGGACGCGATCGGCAAGCTCACCGGCGGCGTCGCGCACGACTTCAACAACATGCTGACGATCATCACCGGCTCGATCGAAATGCTGATCGACACCGTCCAGGACCGGCCCGCGGCGGCCGAGCTCGCCGTCCTGATCAGCAGGGCAGCCGATCGCTGCACCGAGCTGATCCGTCATCTGCTTGCCTTCGCGCGCAAGCAGCCGCTGCGCCCGCGCGACATCGATGTCAACGCCACGGTCGACGACATCGCCAAGCTGCTGCGGCCGACGCTCGGCGAGCAGGTCGAGATCAGGACCATTCTGGCCGACGGGGATCTCATCGCCCATGTCGACTCCGCCCAATTGGCGAACTCGCTGGTCAACATGGCGATCAACGCGCGCGATGCCATGCCGGACGGCGGCAAGCTGCTGCTGGAGACCACGAAGACCGTGCTCGACGAGGCCTATGCAACAGCCAATCCAGGCGTCGTGCCGGGCAGCTACGTCATGGTGGCCGTCAGCGACACCGGCGCCGGCATGCCGGCCGAGGTCAGGGACCGCGCGTTCGAGCCGTTCTTCACCACCAAGGATGCCGGCAAGGGCTCCGGCCTCGGGCTCAGCATGGTGTATGGCTTCGTCAAGCAGTCCGGCGGCCACATCAAGCTCTACAGCGAGGAGAACAGCGGCACCACGATCCGGCTCTATCTGCCGGCGGCGCAGCGGCTGCAGCAGGCGGAGCCGGAGCACGAGCAGGTTCTGCCGCGCGGCACCGAGACGATCCTGGTGGTCGAGGACGATCCGCTGGTGCGCGATTTCGTGCTCGCCCAGCTGCAGGGCCTCGGCTACGCCACGCTGGTTGCTTCCCAGGCAGCGGAAGCGCTGACCATCGTCGCGCGCGACCAGCCGTTCGATCTGCTGTTCACCGACGTCATCATGCCCGGCGGGATCAGCGGCAGCCAGCTCGCGGAAACGATCACGGCGACACGGCCCGGCCTGCGGGTGCTCTACACCTCCGGCTACACCGACAATGCGATCATCGAGAACCGCCAGCTGCTGCCCGACGCCCTGCTGCTGACGAAACCCTATCGCCGGACCGAGCTCGCCCAGATGGTCCGCCGCGCCCTCGATGGCGCTCGGGCCGGCGATGCTATCCCCGCGTTGCCAGCGCCA is from Bradyrhizobium sp. ORS 285 and encodes:
- a CDS encoding CHASE3 domain-containing protein; the encoded protein is MIRRRVAIGLGLGTLLAVGAASTALDLKARSETAWVEHTMEVLEKASELRLLLRQAEAASRGFALSRAEHFATEFQETSGVIPGAWADLRQLVADNPEQSERLQSIDSVVPRRIELAGELIRLQAANDREGLQTLMANAAGPAAMATINDTLDAFSEQERRLLAERGATSRRTGSWLLAIDLAGVAIVLAIAAYLVRRAYLSDRALRTSLTRSQATATSLEAQALQQRGDLAAAYDELRRSSAILETTFNSMAEGVLVVDPEGTIMLSNQAAGHFLGTAVGKTFGEMLAANRFYESDAVTRIDDQDLPIARALRGLSFDRREVVVKPTDGRPQFRLMVSGRPLRNSAGAISGAALVYHDVTEVHEIERLLQQAQKLDAIGKLTGGVAHDFNNMLTIITGSIEMLIDTVQDRPAAAELAVLISRAADRCTELIRHLLAFARKQPLRPRDIDVNATVDDIAKLLRPTLGEQVEIRTILADGDLIAHVDSAQLANSLVNMAINARDAMPDGGKLLLETTKTVLDEAYATANPGVVPGSYVMVAVSDTGAGMPAEVRDRAFEPFFTTKDAGKGSGLGLSMVYGFVKQSGGHIKLYSEENSGTTIRLYLPAAQRLQQAEPEHEQVLPRGTETILVVEDDPLVRDFVLAQLQGLGYATLVASQAAEALTIVARDQPFDLLFTDVIMPGGISGSQLAETITATRPGLRVLYTSGYTDNAIIENRQLLPDALLLTKPYRRTELAQMVRRALDGARAGDAIPALPAPPLQA